In Dioscorea cayenensis subsp. rotundata cultivar TDr96_F1 chromosome 11, TDr96_F1_v2_PseudoChromosome.rev07_lg8_w22 25.fasta, whole genome shotgun sequence, a single genomic region encodes these proteins:
- the LOC120272354 gene encoding malonyl-coenzyme A:anthocyanin 3-O-glucoside-6''-O-malonyltransferase-like: MASSSSRHGLKVLNQCSISPPKGSVPETSIPLSFFDLLWLQAGAVERLFFYKFSHSTSHFIDHFLPTMKASLSLTLQHLFLLASRVRSIPDSEHKFDYHFTEGEGSVPFILAESEADFDTLSGDQDREFKHLQPLIPSLVPLSVCDGTSSINFIKSWAATCSSAATTSIVAAPPFYDRTELHDSKLHSLFLRTLVEDGALIVIENSSTTVDEVIFSTFSLKAEHVDKLKKFVLDKNEEYHQPFHCSTFVIACAYVWTCLIKSTGWPHDKTAYMCFPADARGRLRPALPPGYFGNCLGGCMLQMKVAELVNYDGVRKAAEVIGSSIYKLNSGGVLREAENWPEIIKELALEEKVLSVAGSPKFRVYDTDFGWGKPVKVEITSIRNSLSMAMTESRGNTGGVEIGFAMPKVEMDQFRAHFIGGLELL; this comes from the exons ATGGCATCATCCTCATCACGCCATGGACTCAAGGTGCTCAACCAGtgttcaatctctcctccaaaGGGTTCAGTGCCAGAGACATCCATCcctttgagcttctttgatcttCTATGGCTGCAAGCCGGCGCCGTCGAGAGGCTCTTCTTCTACAAGTTCTCCCACTCAACCTCTCATTTCATCGATCACTTTCTTCCAACCATGAAGGCCTCCCTCTCCCTCACTCTCCAGCACTTGTTCCTTCTTGCCAGCCGTGTTCGAAGCATTCCTGATTCGGAGCACAAGTTTGATTATCATTTTACTGAAGGTGAAGGCAGTGTTCCGTTCATCCTAGCTGAATCTGAGGCTGACTTCGACACACTCTCCGGCGACCAAGATAGAGAGTTTAAGCATCTGCAGCCTTTGATTCCCAGCTTGGTACCACTCTCTG TTTGTGATGGTACTAGCTCTATCAACTTCATCAAGTCCTGGGCAGCCACTTGTAGCTCTGCAGCAACTACTTCCATCGTTGCAGCTCCTCCATTCTATGACAGAACAGAGCTCCATGACTCAAAGTTGCATTCCCTCTTTCTCCGAACCTTGGTCGAAGATGGTGCATTAATAGTGATCGAAAACTCATCCACGACTGTCGACGAAGTGATTTTCTCTACGTTTTCTCTCAAAGCAGAGCATGTAGACAAGCTCAAGAAATTTGTACTGGACAAGAATGAAGAGTATCATCAGCCATTCCATTGTTCTACATTTGTGATTGCCTGTGCTTATGTTTGGACATGCCTGATCAAGTCAACAGGGTGGCCACATGACAAAACTGCTTACATGTGTTTCCCGGCCGATGCCCGGGGTCGTCTGAGGCCGGCATTGCCACCGGGATACTTTGGAAACTGTCTTGGAGGCTGTATGTTACAAATGAAAGTGGCCGAGCTTGTGAACTACGACGGTGTTCGAAAAGCAGCAGAAGTTATTGGTAGTAGTATTTATAAGTTAAATTCTGGTGGTGTGCTCCGAGAGGCGGAAAATTGGCCGGAAATAATCAAAGAACTGGCTTTGGAGGAGAAGGTATTGTCAGTTGCAGGATCACCGAAGTTTCGAGTTTACGATACTGATTTTGGGTGGGGAAAACCAGTGAAGGTTGAGATAACTTCAATCAGGAATTCTTTATCAATGGCAATGACTGAAAGCAGGGGAAACACaggaggtgttgagattggttttGCTATGCCTAAAGTTGAGATGGATCAGTTCAGAGCTCATTTCATTGGAGGTCTTGAGCTTCTTTAG
- the LOC120272355 gene encoding electron transfer flavoprotein subunit beta, mitochondrial, whose amino-acid sequence MKIMVAVKRVIDYAVKIRVKSDKSGVEMSNVKMSMNPFCEIAVEEALRIREAGAASEVVAVSVGPAQCADTLRTALAMGADRAIHVDSGSLGLVLPLSVAKILKALAEIERPGLMILGKQAIDDDCNQTGQMVAGLLNWPQGTFASKVLLDKEKQVATVEREVDGGLETLSLDLPAVITTDLRLNQPRYATLPNIMKAKSKVIKKVTLEELNVEIKSDLEVVQVTEPPKRKAGVIISSVDELIDKLKNEARVL is encoded by the exons atgaagatcaTGGTGGCAGTGAAGCGCGTCATCGATTATGCCGTGAAGATCCGAGTGAAATCCGATAAG AGTGGAGTGGAGATGAGCAATGTCAAGATGTCGATGAATCCGTTCTGTGAGATTGCGGTGGAGGAGGCTCTGCGGATCCGTGAAGCTGGTGCTGCGTCCGAGGTCGTCGCCGTGTCCGTTGGACCTGCACAGTGTGCTGATACTCTCCGCACGGCTCTCGCCATGGGTGCTGACCGTGCTATTCATGTTGACTCCGGTTCGCTTGGCCTGGTTCTCCCACTCTCTGTTGCCAAAATTCTCAAAGCACTTGCTGAGATTGAACGCCCTGGACTTATGATCCTCGGCAAGCAG GCAATAGATGATGATTGCAATCAAACTGGGCAGATGGTTGCAGGATTGCTTAATTGGCCACAAGGAACTTTTGCCTCAAAG GTTCTGTTGGACAAGGAAAAGCAAGTAGCAACAGTTGAAAGAGAGGTGGATGGCGGACTTGAGACTCTCTCTTTAGATTTACCTGCAGTAATCAC CACGGATCTACGTTTGAATCAGCCAAGATATGCTACACTTCCAAACATAATGAAAGCAAAATCAAAGGTCATTAAGAAGGTCACTCTTGAAGAACTGAATGTGGAGATCAAGTCTGATTTGGAGGTTGTTCAAGTGACCGAGCCCCCTAAAAGGAAAGCTGGGGTCATCATCTCATCGGTCGACGAGCTCATTGACAAGTTGAAGAACGAAGCCCGGGTATTATGA